The Streptomyces sp. NBC_00344 genome includes a window with the following:
- a CDS encoding GNAT family N-acetyltransferase gives MTEVFMRRLTRWQAEQQREAIADTYVEAYRGPRGEEFHDRQHFLERFAEDMQRPGFDMMVADGASLAGCAYGYELGREGGLWRGFRGGLPEDVEELTAAGHVFVLAELMVMPEYRRRRIATGLVDQLLIRSRARLAATLVAPANATAGSVLRDWGWARFGEVQQEPHGPLFDAWSRGIQHAGSAG, from the coding sequence ATGACTGAGGTCTTCATGCGCCGCCTGACCAGATGGCAGGCCGAACAGCAGCGGGAGGCCATCGCGGACACCTATGTCGAGGCGTACCGGGGGCCCCGCGGGGAGGAGTTCCATGACCGGCAGCACTTCCTGGAGCGCTTCGCCGAGGACATGCAGCGGCCCGGCTTCGACATGATGGTGGCCGACGGTGCTTCGCTGGCAGGGTGTGCCTACGGCTACGAACTGGGGCGCGAAGGCGGACTCTGGCGGGGATTTCGCGGCGGACTCCCGGAGGACGTCGAGGAGTTGACGGCGGCCGGGCATGTCTTCGTGCTGGCCGAGCTGATGGTGATGCCGGAGTACCGCCGCCGCCGGATCGCCACCGGGCTCGTCGACCAGTTGCTGATCCGCTCACGGGCCAGGCTGGCCGCCACTCTGGTGGCGCCGGCGAACGCGACGGCCGGAAGTGTGCTGCGGGACTGGGGCTGGGCGCGTTTCGGTGAGGTGCAGCAGGAGCCGCACGGTCCGCTGTTCGACGCCTGGAGCCGCGGCATCCAGCACGCGGGAAGCGCGGGGTAG
- a CDS encoding MerR family transcriptional regulator, with protein sequence MALLTIGAFARLSRLSAKALRRYDDLGLLPPARVDPLNGYRYYDEAQLGRARLVAWLRRIGMPPSGIREVCESPVPADRVRAYWARVEAETSARRDLAAFLIDQLSRKDAMTHHTDNGSALPAGRTLKIRYAALSDAGLVRAANQDAAHAGARLLAVADGYGDAGAAASSAAIDALRVLEADGARVIRAGDLLNALGDAADRVHRAAGGGESGGDGPDQESGTTLTAMLWTGSQLALVHIGDSRAYLLRGGELFRITHDHTMVRSMVDEGRLSEAEAASHPQRALLLRALGRGEPDIGLREARSGDRYLLCSDGLSSVVPDDELRRTLLATAADPEGAVRELLALVQAAGAPDNVACAVGDVVESRGPAG encoded by the coding sequence ATGGCTCTGCTGACCATCGGCGCGTTCGCCCGGCTCTCGCGGCTCTCCGCGAAGGCACTGCGGCGTTACGACGATCTCGGTCTGCTGCCCCCGGCGCGGGTCGACCCGCTGAACGGCTACCGCTACTACGACGAGGCGCAGCTCGGACGCGCCCGGCTGGTTGCCTGGCTGCGGCGTATCGGGATGCCGCCGTCCGGCATCCGCGAGGTGTGCGAGTCACCGGTGCCCGCTGACCGTGTGCGGGCGTACTGGGCACGCGTGGAGGCCGAGACATCGGCCAGGCGAGATCTGGCGGCCTTCCTCATCGACCAGTTGTCCCGGAAGGACGCCATGACACACCACACTGACAACGGCTCCGCGCTGCCCGCAGGCCGGACCCTCAAGATCCGCTACGCCGCGCTGTCCGACGCCGGGCTGGTCCGCGCGGCCAATCAGGACGCCGCACACGCGGGCGCCAGGCTGCTGGCCGTCGCCGATGGCTACGGCGACGCCGGCGCCGCGGCCAGCAGCGCGGCCATCGACGCCCTCAGGGTGCTGGAAGCGGACGGGGCCAGGGTCATCAGGGCCGGCGATCTGCTGAACGCCCTGGGCGACGCGGCCGACCGGGTGCACCGGGCCGCCGGCGGGGGCGAGTCCGGCGGGGACGGCCCTGACCAGGAGTCCGGTACGACACTCACCGCGATGCTCTGGACCGGTTCGCAGCTGGCACTCGTGCACATCGGCGACAGCCGGGCGTATCTGCTGCGCGGAGGTGAGCTCTTCCGCATCACCCACGACCACACGATGGTCCGGTCGATGGTGGACGAGGGGAGGCTGAGCGAGGCGGAGGCGGCCAGCCATCCGCAGCGTGCGCTGCTGCTCAGGGCACTGGGGAGGGGCGAGCCGGACATCGGGCTCCGGGAGGCGCGGTCCGGCGACCGGTATCTGCTCTGTTCGGACGGGCTGTCATCGGTGGTGCCCGACGACGAGCTGCGGCGGACCCTGCTGGCGACGGCGGCCGATCCCGAAGGCGCCGTACGGGAGCTGCTGGCCCTCGTCCAGGCCGCCGGGGCACCGGACAACGTGGCCTGTGCGGTGGGGGACGTGGTCGAGAGCCGCGGGCCGGCCGGCTGA
- a CDS encoding uracil-DNA glycosylase: protein MATSAATDPPPSPDDPLFPAHRAPRCAGLEALDAEVIRCRACPRLVNWREQVAAEKRAAFRDWDYWGRPVPGFGPADAALAVVGIAPAAHGGNRTGRMFTGDPSGDFLVRGLHAVGLASQPTATGADDGLTLRGVRMAAPVRCAPPQNKPTPGERDTCRPWLAAELALLGPRLRAVVVLGAFGWQALLPVLRDAGWEVPRPRPKFGHGAQVVLAGGGDLAELRLFGCFHPSQRNVNTGRLTLPMLEEVFRDAAAAAGL, encoded by the coding sequence ATGGCCACCTCTGCCGCGACGGATCCACCACCGTCCCCCGACGACCCGCTGTTCCCCGCGCACCGCGCACCCCGCTGCGCCGGCCTCGAAGCCCTGGACGCCGAGGTGATCCGGTGCCGCGCGTGCCCCCGCCTGGTGAACTGGCGGGAGCAGGTGGCGGCGGAGAAGCGGGCCGCCTTCCGGGACTGGGACTACTGGGGGCGGCCGGTCCCCGGATTCGGTCCCGCGGACGCGGCGCTGGCCGTCGTGGGAATCGCGCCCGCCGCGCACGGCGGCAACAGGACCGGCCGGATGTTCACCGGCGACCCCTCGGGCGACTTCCTGGTCAGGGGGCTGCACGCGGTCGGCCTCGCCTCCCAGCCGACGGCCACCGGCGCGGACGACGGGCTCACCCTGCGGGGCGTACGGATGGCGGCTCCGGTGCGCTGCGCCCCGCCGCAGAACAAACCGACCCCTGGGGAACGCGACACCTGCCGGCCCTGGCTCGCGGCGGAGCTGGCCCTGCTCGGTCCCCGGTTGCGTGCGGTGGTCGTGCTGGGCGCCTTCGGCTGGCAGGCGCTGCTTCCGGTGCTGCGCGACGCCGGCTGGGAGGTTCCCCGCCCCCGGCCGAAGTTCGGCCATGGCGCCCAGGTGGTGCTGGCCGGCGGCGGAGATCTCGCGGAGCTGCGGCTCTTCGGCTGCTTCCATCCCAGCCAGCGCAATGTGAACACCGGACGGCTCACCCTCCCCATGCTCGAAGAGGTGTTCCGGGACGCCGCAGCGGCGGCCGGCCTGTAG
- a CDS encoding aldehyde dehydrogenase family protein, translating into MQSIVETPAEVVSRLRTTFRTGRTKPTAWRTEQLRGLRAMLTEHGQDLAAALRADLGKSEREAFRTEIDFTVREIDHTLERLTEWLRPQPVDVPGHLGSATAWTVQDPLGVVLVIAPWNYPAQLLLAPVAGALAAGNCVVAKPSELAPATSRVISELLPRFVDRDAVAVVEGAVPETTALLEQHFDHIFYTGNGTVGRIVMRAAAEHLTPVALELGGKSPAYVEGGTDLAAVATRLVSTKFLNAGQTCVAPDYVLTDPATARELEPALAQAVRETYGSDPAASPDYGRIVNERHFDRLTGLLDSGRIVVGGEHDRAGRYIAPTVLAGVAPDSPVMGEEIFGPILPIVEIENLDAAIAFINDRDKPLALYAFTESGTTRDRLSSETSSGGLGFGLPVAHLTVSDLPFGGVGESGMGRYHGRYSLETFSHRKAVLDKPLG; encoded by the coding sequence GTGCAGTCCATCGTCGAAACCCCGGCCGAAGTCGTCAGCAGGCTGCGCACCACTTTCCGTACCGGGCGCACCAAGCCCACGGCCTGGCGCACCGAGCAGCTGCGGGGGCTGCGCGCCATGCTGACCGAACACGGCCAGGACCTGGCCGCCGCGCTCCGCGCCGACCTGGGCAAGAGCGAGCGTGAGGCGTTCCGTACCGAGATCGACTTCACCGTGCGCGAGATCGATCACACCCTGGAGCGGCTGACGGAGTGGCTGCGCCCGCAGCCCGTCGACGTCCCCGGGCATCTGGGCTCGGCGACGGCCTGGACGGTCCAGGACCCGCTCGGTGTCGTCCTCGTCATCGCGCCGTGGAACTACCCGGCGCAGCTGCTGCTCGCCCCGGTGGCCGGAGCGCTCGCGGCAGGCAACTGTGTGGTGGCCAAGCCGAGTGAGCTGGCTCCGGCCACCTCACGGGTGATCTCCGAGCTGCTGCCGCGGTTCGTCGACCGCGATGCGGTGGCTGTGGTGGAGGGGGCCGTACCGGAGACCACCGCGCTGCTCGAGCAGCACTTCGACCACATCTTCTACACGGGCAACGGCACCGTCGGCCGCATCGTGATGCGCGCCGCCGCCGAACACCTCACACCGGTGGCCCTGGAACTGGGCGGCAAGTCGCCCGCGTACGTCGAGGGTGGCACCGACCTGGCCGCGGTGGCCACCCGGCTGGTCTCCACCAAGTTCCTCAACGCGGGCCAGACCTGTGTCGCCCCGGACTACGTCCTGACCGACCCGGCGACGGCGCGTGAACTCGAACCCGCGCTGGCGCAGGCGGTACGCGAGACGTACGGCAGCGATCCGGCCGCCTCCCCCGACTACGGCCGGATCGTCAATGAACGCCACTTCGACCGTCTGACCGGGCTGCTCGACTCGGGCCGGATCGTCGTCGGCGGCGAGCACGACCGTGCCGGCCGGTACATCGCTCCGACCGTGCTGGCCGGGGTGGCACCTGATTCGCCGGTGATGGGTGAGGAGATCTTCGGCCCGATCCTGCCGATCGTCGAGATCGAGAACCTCGACGCAGCCATCGCGTTCATCAACGACCGGGACAAGCCGCTGGCGCTGTACGCGTTCACCGAGTCCGGGACCACCCGTGACCGGCTCTCGTCGGAGACGTCGTCGGGCGGCCTGGGCTTCGGTCTGCCGGTGGCCCATCTCACCGTGTCCGACCTGCCGTTCGGCGGAGTCGGCGAGAGCGGCATGGGCCGCTATCACGGCCGCTATTCGCTGGAGACGTTCAGCCACCGCAAGGCCGTCCTGGACAAGCCGCTCGGCTGA
- a CDS encoding magnesium and cobalt transport protein CorA produces the protein MPMLHTIRRAVRRTYRRPVDLSHPVRSPLGSAVVNCVVYQDGIRQPGDCPAADALKRVRAAGTGFVWIGLHDPDPAELHELGTLFGLHPLSVEDALRPHPRPKIDTYDDTLFAVFKTVGYVEHEALTTTSEVVDTGELLVFTGPEFVLTVRRGRYGSLGPLREDLEAAPEQLAKGPAAVLHAIADHVVEEYSAVADAVQEDIDDVETAVFSPQAGSGDAGRIYQLKRELLEFKRAVAPLARPLEKLTSRPVSRADHTIQAYFRDVAGRLARVTEQIASYDALLDSILQAHLAQVTVAQNEDMRRITAWASIVAVPTMVCGVYGMNFDHMPETHWQYGYELTVLVIATACLLLYRGFRRNGWL, from the coding sequence ATGCCGATGCTGCACACCATCCGCCGAGCCGTACGGCGGACCTACCGCCGCCCGGTCGATCTCAGTCACCCCGTCCGCTCACCGCTCGGCAGCGCGGTGGTCAACTGTGTGGTCTACCAGGACGGCATACGCCAGCCCGGCGACTGCCCGGCCGCCGACGCGCTGAAAAGAGTCCGCGCTGCGGGCACGGGCTTCGTCTGGATCGGGCTGCACGATCCGGACCCGGCGGAGCTCCACGAACTGGGCACGCTGTTCGGGCTGCACCCGCTCTCCGTGGAGGACGCGCTGCGTCCGCACCCACGGCCCAAGATCGACACCTATGACGACACGCTCTTCGCCGTGTTCAAGACCGTCGGCTACGTCGAGCACGAGGCGCTCACCACCACCAGCGAGGTGGTCGACACCGGTGAGCTGCTCGTCTTCACCGGACCCGAATTCGTCCTCACGGTCCGGCGCGGCAGGTACGGCTCGCTCGGCCCGCTGCGCGAGGATCTGGAGGCCGCACCGGAGCAGCTGGCCAAGGGCCCGGCGGCAGTGCTGCACGCGATAGCCGACCACGTGGTCGAGGAGTACTCCGCGGTCGCGGACGCCGTGCAGGAGGACATCGACGACGTGGAGACGGCGGTCTTCTCCCCGCAGGCGGGCAGCGGCGACGCCGGCCGGATCTACCAGCTCAAGCGTGAGCTGCTGGAATTCAAGCGGGCCGTGGCCCCGCTGGCCCGTCCACTGGAGAAACTGACCTCCCGCCCGGTTTCGCGGGCCGACCACACCATCCAGGCGTACTTCCGGGATGTGGCGGGCCGGCTCGCCAGGGTGACCGAGCAGATCGCCTCGTACGACGCGCTGCTCGACTCCATACTCCAGGCACATCTGGCACAGGTGACCGTCGCGCAGAACGAGGACATGCGCAGGATCACCGCGTGGGCGTCGATCGTCGCCGTACCGACCATGGTGTGCGGGGTCTACGGCATGAACTTCGACCACATGCCGGAGACGCACTGGCAGTACGGCTATGAACTGACCGTCCTGGTGATCGCGACGGCGTGTCTGCTGCTGTACCGGGGATTCCGCCGCAACGGCTGGCTGTGA
- a CDS encoding NADP-dependent oxidoreductase, translating to MSASSMRAVVQHGFGGSDVLRVEEVPRPEPLPTEVLVRVHAAGVNPVDWKTRAGSGMAGVLGEPPFTLGWDVSGVVEETGFGVTTLKPGDEVYGMPWFPRAAGGYAEYVTAPARQFARKPAGIGHAEAAAAPLAALTAWQVLVDTAGVRPGQRVLIHAAAGGVGHFAVQFARHLGAHVIGTASGGRHDWLTGLGADELIDYTAVRFEDEVKDIDVVVDLVGDGLDRTSTRSLNVLRPGGLLVAVPSGVSPELLTAAGSRGLRASAFLVEPDGHALTRIARLIEAGEVRVDVEEVFALEQAAQAHTRGEAGRTRGKLVLSVTT from the coding sequence ATGTCCGCATCCTCGATGCGCGCGGTGGTGCAGCACGGTTTCGGCGGTTCCGACGTCCTTCGCGTGGAGGAGGTGCCGCGCCCCGAGCCACTGCCCACCGAGGTGCTGGTGCGGGTGCACGCCGCCGGCGTCAATCCGGTCGACTGGAAGACCCGGGCGGGCTCGGGCATGGCCGGAGTACTGGGCGAGCCGCCCTTCACCCTGGGCTGGGACGTGTCCGGCGTGGTGGAGGAGACCGGCTTCGGGGTGACCACTCTCAAGCCCGGCGACGAGGTCTACGGAATGCCGTGGTTCCCCCGGGCGGCGGGCGGCTACGCCGAGTACGTCACCGCCCCGGCCAGGCAGTTCGCCCGCAAGCCCGCGGGCATCGGCCACGCCGAAGCGGCAGCGGCGCCGCTGGCAGCCCTCACCGCCTGGCAGGTTCTGGTGGACACCGCCGGGGTCCGGCCGGGACAGCGGGTACTGATCCACGCGGCCGCCGGCGGTGTCGGGCACTTCGCCGTCCAGTTCGCCAGGCACCTGGGCGCCCATGTCATCGGCACGGCGAGCGGCGGGCGGCACGACTGGCTCACCGGGCTCGGCGCCGACGAGCTCATCGACTACACCGCCGTCCGCTTCGAGGACGAGGTCAAGGACATCGACGTGGTCGTCGACCTGGTGGGCGACGGCCTGGACCGCACCAGTACCCGCTCGCTGAACGTACTGCGCCCCGGCGGGCTGCTGGTGGCTGTCCCGTCCGGTGTCTCACCGGAACTCCTGACGGCGGCCGGCTCCCGGGGGCTGCGGGCGAGCGCCTTCCTGGTGGAGCCCGACGGCCACGCGCTGACCCGTATCGCCCGGCTCATCGAAGCGGGCGAGGTGCGGGTGGATGTCGAAGAGGTCTTCGCACTGGAACAGGCGGCCCAGGCCCACACCCGCGGCGAGGCCGGCCGCACCCGCGGCAAACTGGTGCTGAGCGTCACCACCTGA